Proteins found in one Abyssibius alkaniclasticus genomic segment:
- a CDS encoding LysE family translocator, which translates to MTLDLSELALYAGALAVLFLTPGPVWAALVARAVSGGYASAWPLALGVAVGDALWPLAAIFGVSALIALYADFLIWLRYAGALMLALIGLQIIRHARMIPGKDRALTRPGWRAGFLAGLMVILGNPKAILFYMGLLPGFFDMGNLTLLDIVAICVLSFAVPLSGNLVLAGLVGRAQRFLSSPNAVFRTNLVSGGLLVLVALGIALT; encoded by the coding sequence ATGACTCTCGACCTTTCTGAACTTGCGCTTTATGCGGGCGCTTTGGCGGTGCTGTTCCTTACCCCCGGCCCGGTTTGGGCAGCTTTGGTGGCGCGGGCGGTTTCGGGGGGCTATGCTTCTGCCTGGCCGCTGGCGCTGGGGGTGGCGGTGGGCGATGCGCTGTGGCCCCTGGCGGCAATTTTCGGGGTCAGCGCGCTGATCGCTCTCTATGCCGATTTTCTGATCTGGCTGCGCTATGCGGGCGCGCTCATGCTGGCGCTGATCGGGCTGCAAATCATCCGCCATGCGCGGATGATCCCGGGCAAGGACCGCGCCCTTACCCGCCCCGGATGGCGCGCGGGGTTTCTGGCCGGTCTCATGGTCATCCTCGGCAACCCAAAGGCGATATTGTTCTATATGGGCCTGCTGCCGGGGTTTTTCGACATGGGCAATCTCACCCTGCTCGACATCGTGGCCATCTGCGTTCTGTCCTTCGCCGTGCCGCTTTCGGGCAATCTGGTGCTGGCCGGATTGGTGGGCCGCGCGCAGCGGTTTCTGTCCAGTCCAAATGCGGTGTTCCGCACCAATCTGGTTTCGGGCGGTTTGCTGGTTCTGGTCGCGCTCGGCATTGCGCTGACATAG
- the dnaA gene encoding chromosomal replication initiator protein DnaA, producing MSNEIWGKVRNSLQSQLGAQAYGNWIEPLTFERFDAGIAHIAAPTRFIATWVQRHYGEKIHGLWAEHGVAIDRVVLSNTTQPAAAKPAAPAVQAPFETGEAELPSMPLNNNFTFDAFVVGKPNELAHAAARRVAEGGDVAFNPLFFYGGVGLGKTHLMHAIAHDIRAKRPGARVLYVSAEQFMYRFVQALRFKDMHGFKQLFRSVDVLMVDDVQFIAGKESTQEEFFHTFNALVENHKQVVLSADKAPSDIDGLEERIRSRLQCGLAVDLHPTDYELRLGILQSKLEGQMQHYPNMVVQDGVLEFLAQRISQNVRVLEGALNRLFAHGGLVGREITLDLATECLSDLLRASERKVTIDEIIRKVATHYNLRMTDLLSARRARSVARPRQIAMYLSKTLTSKSLPEIGRRIGGRDHTTVIHAVKKIEELQMSDFQIAEDVELLRRMLEA from the coding sequence ATGAGTAACGAAATTTGGGGCAAGGTGCGCAATTCGCTGCAATCTCAGCTTGGCGCACAGGCCTATGGCAACTGGATCGAGCCGCTGACCTTTGAGCGGTTTGACGCCGGCATCGCCCATATCGCCGCCCCAACCCGCTTCATTGCCACCTGGGTGCAGCGGCATTATGGCGAAAAAATTCACGGGCTTTGGGCCGAACATGGCGTTGCGATCGACCGTGTCGTGCTGTCCAACACCACACAGCCCGCCGCCGCCAAACCGGCGGCCCCCGCCGTTCAGGCACCGTTCGAGACGGGCGAGGCCGAGCTGCCCTCGATGCCGCTGAACAACAATTTCACCTTTGATGCTTTCGTGGTCGGCAAACCCAACGAGCTGGCCCATGCCGCCGCGCGCCGCGTGGCCGAAGGCGGCGATGTGGCCTTCAACCCGCTGTTTTTCTATGGCGGTGTCGGGCTTGGCAAAACCCATCTGATGCACGCCATCGCCCATGACATTCGCGCCAAACGCCCCGGTGCGCGCGTGCTGTATGTATCGGCCGAACAGTTCATGTATCGCTTCGTGCAGGCGCTGCGCTTCAAGGATATGCACGGCTTCAAGCAGCTCTTTCGTTCGGTCGATGTGCTGATGGTTGACGATGTGCAATTCATCGCCGGCAAGGAATCCACCCAGGAAGAATTCTTCCATACATTCAATGCTTTGGTTGAGAACCACAAGCAGGTTGTGCTGTCGGCCGACAAAGCCCCCAGCGATATTGACGGGCTGGAGGAGCGGATTCGTTCGCGCCTGCAATGCGGGTTGGCGGTTGATCTGCACCCGACCGACTACGAGCTGCGCCTCGGCATTCTGCAATCCAAGCTCGAAGGCCAGATGCAGCATTACCCCAATATGGTTGTGCAGGATGGTGTGCTGGAGTTTCTTGCCCAGCGCATTTCGCAAAACGTGCGCGTGCTTGAAGGCGCGCTGAACCGGCTTTTTGCGCATGGTGGGCTTGTGGGGCGCGAAATTACCCTCGATCTGGCCACCGAATGCCTGTCGGACCTGCTGCGCGCCTCTGAACGCAAGGTGACGATTGATGAAATCATCCGCAAGGTGGCCACGCATTACAATCTGCGCATGACCGACCTGCTTTCGGCCCGGCGCGCGCGTTCCGTGGCCCGCCCGCGCCAGATTGCCATGTATCTCAGCAAAACGCTCACCTCCAAAAGCCTGCCGGAAATTGGCCGCCGTATTGGCGGGCGCGATCATACAACGGTCATCCATGCCGTGAAGAAGATCGAAGAGCTGCAGATGAGCGACTTTCAAATCGCCGAAGATGTGGAACTGCTGCGCCGGATGCTGGAAGCCTAG
- the mbfA gene encoding iron exporter MbfA, whose protein sequence is MFGLGENRRHFSELNEAEILALAISSEEDDARIYAGYAARLRADYPTTAEMFDGMVAEENEHHARLIERFQARFGEVIPLIRREHVAGYYSRRPVWLSKTLGLEQIRAEAHKMEMDAHRFYLAAAQRSTDPDTRKLLSALAAAEAGHAKTAEHMKAALDGPAGDDETRDAQRQFVLTWVQPGLAGLMDGSVSTLAPIFATAFATQDTWTTFLVGLAASVGAGISMGFTEAAHDDGVISGRGAPWKRGLASGVMTLIGGLGHALPYLIADFWTATVVAFIVVFLELWAIAWIQKRYMETPMLRAIFQVVLGGALVLAAGVLIGGG, encoded by the coding sequence ATGTTTGGTTTAGGCGAGAACCGTCGGCATTTTTCGGAGTTGAACGAGGCGGAGATTCTCGCGCTGGCAATTTCGTCTGAAGAGGATGATGCGCGCATTTATGCGGGCTATGCGGCGCGGCTGCGGGCCGATTATCCGACCACCGCCGAAATGTTCGACGGAATGGTGGCTGAGGAAAACGAGCATCATGCGCGGCTGATCGAGCGCTTTCAGGCGCGGTTTGGCGAGGTGATTCCGCTGATCCGGCGTGAACATGTGGCGGGCTATTATTCGCGCCGCCCGGTCTGGCTTTCAAAAACGCTGGGATTGGAGCAGATCCGCGCCGAAGCGCATAAAATGGAGATGGATGCGCATCGCTTCTATCTGGCCGCCGCCCAGCGCAGCACCGACCCTGATACCCGCAAGTTGCTGAGCGCGCTGGCCGCCGCCGAAGCGGGCCATGCCAAGACCGCCGAACACATGAAGGCCGCGCTGGATGGACCGGCGGGCGATGATGAAACCAGGGATGCGCAGCGCCAGTTTGTGCTGACATGGGTGCAGCCGGGGCTGGCCGGGCTGATGGATGGCTCGGTGTCGACACTCGCGCCTATTTTCGCCACCGCCTTTGCCACGCAAGATACATGGACCACGTTCCTGGTGGGGCTGGCGGCCAGTGTCGGGGCCGGTATTTCAATGGGCTTTACCGAAGCCGCCCATGATGACGGGGTGATTTCGGGCCGTGGTGCGCCCTGGAAACGCGGCCTTGCCTCGGGTGTGATGACGTTGATCGGCGGGCTTGGCCATGCGCTGCCCTATCTGATTGCCGATTTCTGGACCGCAACTGTCGTGGCCTTCATTGTGGTGTTTCTGGAGCTTTGGGCGATTGCCTGGATCCAGAAACGCTATATGGAAACGCCCATGCTGCGCGCGATTTTTCAGGTTGTGCTGGGCGGTGCGCTGGTGCTGGCCGCCGGTGTGCTGATCGGCGGCGGCTAA
- a CDS encoding NADP-dependent malic enzyme — protein sequence MSPRTKVTPEEALAYHLEPVPGKIEISASTPMVTQRDLSLAYSPGVAVPVQAIADNPATAYDYTTKGNLVAVISNGSAILGMGNLGALASKPVMEGKAVLFKRFADVNAIDIELDTEDADEIINAVRLMGPTFGGINLEDIKAPECFIIEQQLKELMDIPVFHDDQHGTAVICAAGLINALHISGKKIADCRIVLNGAGAAGIACLELLKAMGATHDNCIMCDTKGVIYQGRTEGMNQWKSAHAARTDTRTLAEAMVGADVFLGVSAKGAVSAEMVASMADNPVIFAMANPDPEITPEEAHAVRADAIVATGRSDYPNQVNNVLGFPYLFRGALDIHATAINDAMKIACAEALAALAREDVPDEVAMAYGTKLSFGPEYIIPTPFDPRLIHVIPPAVARAGMETGVARRPIVDMDAYEHSLRARMDPTASILQSLSVRARREQARIIFAEGDDERVVRAAVTFKRSGLGQPLVVGRPEQIAGFLTTLGMPEAIDEIEIVNAAMIDNLETYTDFLYQRLHRKGFDQRDCHKLASRDRHVFAALLLAHDMADGMVTGATRKSAHVLNLINHVFDAEPGDGAVGVTALLARGRMVLLADTLVQEWPTENDLADIAMRAADVARSLGLEPRVAFCSFSNFGYPVSERAVKMARASEVLAARGVDFEFDGEMTVDVALNIEVMKSFPFCRLTGPANILVMPARHSASISVKLLQEMGHVTVIGPILTGIDRQVKLCSTSSTVNDIVNMAIMAACKVG from the coding sequence ATGTCGCCGCGCACCAAAGTGACCCCGGAAGAGGCGCTGGCCTATCATTTGGAGCCGGTGCCGGGCAAAATCGAAATTTCCGCATCGACCCCGATGGTCACGCAGCGCGACCTGTCGCTGGCCTATTCGCCCGGCGTGGCCGTGCCGGTGCAGGCCATCGCCGACAACCCCGCCACGGCCTATGACTATACGACCAAGGGCAACCTTGTGGCGGTGATTTCCAACGGTTCGGCCATTCTGGGCATGGGCAATCTGGGGGCGCTGGCCTCCAAACCGGTGATGGAAGGCAAGGCGGTTCTGTTCAAACGCTTTGCCGATGTAAACGCCATCGACATCGAGCTGGACACCGAAGATGCCGATGAGATCATCAATGCCGTGCGGCTGATGGGGCCGACTTTTGGTGGCATCAACCTTGAAGACATAAAGGCGCCGGAATGCTTCATCATCGAGCAGCAGCTCAAGGAGCTGATGGATATTCCGGTTTTCCATGATGACCAGCACGGCACGGCGGTGATTTGCGCCGCCGGGCTGATCAACGCGCTGCATATTTCCGGCAAGAAGATTGCCGATTGCCGCATTGTGCTGAACGGGGCCGGGGCGGCGGGCATTGCCTGCCTTGAACTGCTCAAGGCGATGGGCGCGACCCATGACAATTGCATCATGTGCGACACGAAGGGCGTAATCTATCAGGGCCGGACCGAGGGCATGAACCAGTGGAAATCGGCCCATGCCGCCAGGACCGACACCCGCACATTGGCCGAGGCGATGGTTGGGGCCGATGTGTTTCTGGGCGTCAGTGCCAAGGGGGCTGTCAGTGCTGAAATGGTGGCCAGCATGGCCGATAATCCGGTGATTTTTGCAATGGCCAATCCCGACCCGGAAATTACCCCCGAAGAGGCCCATGCCGTGCGCGCCGATGCGATTGTGGCGACGGGGCGTTCGGATTACCCCAATCAGGTCAACAATGTGCTGGGTTTTCCCTATCTGTTTCGCGGTGCGCTCGATATTCACGCCACCGCCATCAACGATGCCATGAAAATCGCCTGTGCCGAGGCTTTGGCGGCGCTGGCGCGCGAGGATGTGCCCGACGAGGTGGCGATGGCCTATGGCACCAAGCTCAGCTTCGGGCCGGAATACATCATCCCCACGCCGTTTGACCCGCGGCTGATTCACGTGATTCCGCCCGCTGTGGCGCGGGCCGGTATGGAAACCGGCGTGGCGCGCCGCCCGATTGTCGATATGGATGCCTACGAGCATAGCTTGCGCGCGCGGATGGACCCGACGGCCAGCATCCTGCAATCGCTTTCGGTGCGGGCGCGGCGCGAACAGGCGCGGATCATCTTTGCCGAGGGCGATGATGAACGTGTGGTGCGCGCCGCCGTGACCTTCAAGCGCAGCGGGCTTGGCCAGCCGCTTGTGGTGGGCCGCCCTGAACAAATTGCCGGTTTTCTGACAACGCTGGGGATGCCCGAGGCGATTGACGAGATTGAAATCGTCAATGCCGCGATGATCGACAATCTGGAAACCTATACCGATTTTCTGTATCAGCGCCTTCACCGCAAAGGGTTTGACCAGCGCGACTGCCACAAACTCGCCAGCCGCGACCGCCATGTTTTTGCAGCACTTCTGCTGGCCCATGACATGGCCGATGGCATGGTCACCGGGGCGACGCGCAAATCGGCGCATGTGCTGAACCTGATAAACCATGTGTTTGACGCCGAACCCGGCGATGGTGCGGTGGGTGTGACCGCGCTCTTGGCGCGCGGGCGCATGGTGCTGCTGGCCGATACATTGGTGCAGGAATGGCCGACCGAGAATGACCTTGCCGATATTGCCATGCGCGCCGCCGATGTGGCCCGCTCGCTGGGGCTGGAACCGCGCGTGGCCTTTTGCAGCTTTTCCAATTTCGGCTATCCGGTTTCGGAGCGCGCGGTCAAAATGGCGCGCGCCTCAGAGGTTCTGGCGGCGCGCGGGGTCGATTTCGAGTTTGATGGCGAGATGACCGTCGATGTCGCGCTGAACATCGAAGTGATGAAAAGCTTCCCCTTCTGTCGCCTGACCGGCCCGGCCAATATTCTGGTCATGCCGGCGCGGCATTCGGCCTCGATCTCGGTGAAGCTGTTGCAGGAAATGGGCCATGTCACGGTGATCGGCCCCATCCTGACGGGAATCGACCGTCAGGTGAAGCTGTGTTCAACCTCATCCACCGTGAATGACATCGTGAACATGGCCATTATGGCTGCCTGCAAGGTGGGTTGA
- the recF gene encoding DNA replication/repair protein RecF (All proteins in this family for which functions are known are DNA-binding proteins that assist the filamentation of RecA onto DNA for the initiation of recombination or recombinational repair.): protein MPTTYIRQLRLSHFRSHKAAHLELDGRPVALYGANGGGKTNVLEALSLLSPGRGLRRADGAELMRRPETLGWRIDALLRAEGQDHALASRATPGQNRTVEIDGKPAPQTALGQLMRLLWLVPAMDRLWTEGAAERRRFIDRLALSFNPAHAEATLTYEKAIRERNRLLKDQVRDAAWYEALEQQMAQSGAAISQTRNWVVGRLARAQDGAATAFPVAALAIAPGDDTPDEDLAKLLARGRSRDMAAGRTLSGPHRADLQAIYAEKSIAAHLCSTGEQKALLISLMLAAARALLEDTGATPLLLLDEVAAHLDATRRAALYDEICTLGTQAWMTGTGAELFTDLGARAMQFEVVERDGASVINPQS, encoded by the coding sequence ATGCCGACCACCTATATCCGCCAGCTGCGGCTATCGCATTTTCGCAGCCACAAGGCCGCCCATCTGGAACTGGATGGGCGGCCGGTTGCGCTTTACGGGGCCAATGGTGGGGGCAAAACCAATGTGCTGGAGGCGCTGTCGCTGCTTTCGCCGGGGCGTGGCTTGCGCCGGGCCGATGGTGCCGAGCTTATGCGCCGCCCCGAAACGCTTGGCTGGCGGATTGATGCGCTGCTGCGCGCCGAGGGCCAGGACCATGCGCTGGCCAGCCGCGCCACGCCCGGACAGAACCGCACGGTTGAGATTGACGGCAAGCCAGCCCCGCAAACCGCGCTGGGCCAGCTTATGCGCCTGCTTTGGCTTGTGCCGGCAATGGACAGGCTCTGGACCGAGGGTGCCGCCGAGCGCCGCCGCTTCATCGACCGGCTGGCGCTGTCGTTCAACCCGGCCCATGCCGAGGCAACGCTGACTTATGAAAAAGCCATACGCGAGCGCAACCGCCTGCTGAAAGACCAGGTGCGCGATGCGGCATGGTATGAGGCGCTTGAACAGCAAATGGCGCAAAGCGGGGCCGCCATCAGCCAAACCCGCAACTGGGTGGTTGGTCGTCTTGCCCGCGCGCAGGACGGTGCCGCAACCGCCTTTCCGGTGGCCGCGCTTGCCATTGCGCCCGGTGATGATACGCCCGATGAGGATTTGGCGAAGCTGCTGGCCCGTGGTCGCAGCCGCGATATGGCGGCGGGGCGCACGCTTTCGGGCCCGCACCGCGCCGATTTACAGGCCATCTATGCCGAAAAATCCATCGCCGCGCATCTGTGTTCCACCGGCGAGCAAAAGGCGCTGCTCATCTCGCTGATGCTGGCCGCTGCCCGTGCCCTGCTTGAAGATACCGGCGCGACCCCGCTTTTGCTGCTTGACGAGGTGGCCGCCCATCTGGATGCCACGCGGCGCGCCGCCCTTTACGATGAAATCTGCACCCTTGGCACGCAGGCCTGGATGACCGGCACCGGCGCGGAACTCTTTACCGACCTAGGCGCGCGCGCCATGCAGTTTGAAGTGGTCGAGCGCGATGGTGCCTCCGTGATCAACCCGCAATCATGA
- the gyrB gene encoding DNA topoisomerase (ATP-hydrolyzing) subunit B, whose product MSEIEQPHEEYGADSIKVLKGLEAVRKRPGMYIGDTDDGSGLHHMVYEVVDNGIDEALAGHADTVSVTIHADSSVSVADNGRGIPVDMHKGEGVSAAEVIMTQLHAGGKFDQNSYKVSGGLHGVGVSVVNALSDFLELTIWRNGKEHYARFEGGFTTESLRVVGDANGQKGTRVRFMAATSTFSNLEYSFKTLEHRLRELAFLNSGVRITLRDERPAEPLETTLVYEGGVREFVRYLDRSKTPLIPEPIFMTGEKDGIGVEVAMWWNDSYHENVLPFTNNIPQRDGGTHMAGFRGALTRTINNYAASSGILKKEKVTFSGDDAREGLTCVLSVKVPDPKFSSQTKDKLVSSEVRPAVEGLMNEKLAEWFEENPAHAKTIVGKIVEAALARDAARKARELTRRKSAMDIASLPGKLADCQEKDPSKSEIFFVEGDSAGGSAKQGRSRHNQAVLPLRGKILNVERARFDRMLSSQEIGTIITALGTGIGRDEFNIEKLRYHKVIIMTDADVDGAHIRTLLLTFFFRQMPELIEGGYLYIAQPPLYKVARGRSEVYLKDHLALEDYLIEQGLEGAMLQLGNGSQLSGADLARVLNEARQVRAILNNFPTHHPRFVLEQAAIAGALRQGALDADAQGNADRVATRLDLIATEYEKGWTGRPTQDGGLRFSRVLRGVEEVRTLEASALRSAEARKLAALTDSLREIYEQPAKLMRKDRDIEIFAPSALLMAVLAEGEKGLNLQRYKGLGEMNPGQLWETTLDPEARTLLQVRIGHVDDADEIFTKLMGDVVEPRRAFIQENALSVENLDA is encoded by the coding sequence ATGTCGGAAATCGAGCAGCCGCACGAAGAATATGGTGCGGATTCTATCAAGGTTCTCAAAGGGTTGGAGGCGGTCCGCAAACGCCCCGGCATGTATATTGGCGACACTGATGACGGTTCGGGCCTCCACCATATGGTGTATGAGGTTGTGGATAACGGCATCGACGAGGCTTTGGCCGGTCATGCCGACACGGTTTCGGTGACAATCCATGCCGACAGTTCGGTTTCCGTGGCCGATAATGGCCGCGGCATTCCGGTGGATATGCACAAGGGCGAAGGTGTTTCCGCCGCCGAAGTGATCATGACCCAGCTTCATGCGGGCGGCAAATTCGACCAGAATTCCTATAAGGTTTCCGGCGGTCTGCACGGGGTTGGCGTTTCGGTCGTGAATGCCCTTTCGGATTTTCTGGAGCTGACGATCTGGCGCAATGGCAAGGAACATTACGCACGGTTCGAGGGTGGCTTCACCACGGAATCCTTGCGCGTTGTGGGCGATGCCAATGGCCAAAAGGGCACGCGCGTGCGCTTCATGGCGGCAACCAGCACGTTTTCAAACCTCGAATACAGCTTCAAAACGCTCGAACACCGCCTGCGCGAACTGGCCTTTCTGAATTCCGGTGTGCGCATCACCCTGCGCGATGAACGCCCCGCCGAGCCGCTGGAAACGACCCTTGTCTATGAGGGCGGCGTGCGCGAATTCGTGCGCTATCTCGACCGTTCCAAAACCCCGCTCATCCCCGAGCCGATCTTCATGACCGGCGAAAAAGACGGCATCGGCGTTGAGGTGGCCATGTGGTGGAATGACAGCTACCACGAAAATGTGCTGCCCTTTACCAACAACATTCCGCAGCGCGATGGCGGTACGCATATGGCGGGGTTTCGCGGCGCGCTGACCCGCACCATCAACAATTACGCGGCCAGCTCCGGCATTCTGAAAAAGGAAAAGGTCACGTTTTCCGGCGATGATGCCCGCGAAGGGCTGACCTGCGTGCTGTCGGTCAAGGTGCCCGACCCCAAGTTTTCGAGCCAAACGAAGGACAAGCTCGTCAGTTCCGAAGTGCGCCCGGCGGTTGAAGGCCTGATGAACGAAAAGCTGGCCGAGTGGTTCGAGGAAAACCCCGCCCATGCCAAAACCATTGTCGGCAAGATTGTCGAGGCGGCGCTGGCGCGCGATGCCGCCCGTAAGGCACGCGAGCTGACCCGCCGCAAATCGGCGATGGATATTGCCAGCCTGCCCGGCAAGCTCGCCGATTGTCAGGAAAAAGACCCGTCGAAATCCGAAATCTTCTTTGTCGAGGGGGATTCGGCTGGCGGGTCCGCAAAACAGGGCCGTTCGCGCCACAATCAGGCGGTGCTGCCGCTGCGCGGTAAAATTCTGAATGTCGAGCGCGCACGGTTTGACAGGATGCTGTCAAGCCAGGAGATCGGCACGATCATCACAGCCCTTGGCACCGGCATCGGGCGCGACGAGTTCAATATCGAAAAACTGCGCTACCACAAGGTCATCATCATGACCGATGCCGATGTCGATGGCGCGCATATCCGCACCCTGCTGCTGACCTTCTTCTTTAGGCAGATGCCGGAACTGATTGAGGGCGGCTATCTCTACATTGCCCAGCCGCCGCTTTACAAAGTGGCGCGCGGTCGCTCGGAAGTTTACCTCAAGGACCATCTGGCTCTGGAAGATTACCTGATCGAACAGGGGCTGGAAGGCGCAATGCTGCAACTCGGCAATGGCAGCCAGCTTTCCGGCGCCGACCTTGCCCGCGTGCTGAACGAGGCCCGCCAGGTGCGCGCCATCCTCAACAACTTCCCCACGCATCACCCGCGCTTTGTGCTGGAACAGGCGGCAATTGCCGGTGCGTTGCGGCAAGGCGCGCTCGATGCCGATGCACAGGGCAATGCCGACCGCGTGGCCACCCGGCTCGACCTGATCGCCACCGAATACGAAAAAGGCTGGACAGGCCGCCCCACCCAGGATGGCGGCTTGCGCTTCAGCCGCGTGCTGCGCGGTGTGGAAGAGGTGCGCACGCTTGAAGCCAGCGCCTTGCGCAGCGCCGAAGCGCGCAAGCTTGCCGCCCTTACCGACAGTTTGCGCGAAATCTACGAGCAACCCGCCAAACTGATGCGCAAAGACCGTGACATCGAGATTTTTGCACCAAGCGCCTTGCTGATGGCGGTGCTGGCCGAGGGCGAAAAGGGTCTGAACCTGCAACGCTACAAAGGTCTTGGCGAAATGAACCCCGGCCAGCTCTGGGAAACCACGCTCGACCCCGAGGCGCGCACGCTGTTGCAAGTGCGTATCGGCCATGTCGATGATGCCGACGAGATTTTCACCAAGCTGATGGGCGACGTGGTCGAACCCCGCCGCGCCTTCATTCAGGAAAACGCGCTCAGCGTGGAAAACCTCGACGCCTGA
- the dnaN gene encoding DNA polymerase III subunit beta has protein sequence MKASIERSALLRAMGRAQSVVERRNTIPILGNVLIEAEGAQIAFRATDLDIEVVDRTAAVVERAGATTVGAHTLHEIVRKLPDGAMIELHDDGASGRLEVRAGRSHFSLATLPREDFPIMASSEYACNFAAKAPMLRRLFDKAKFAISTEETRYYLNGVYMHSAEGKLRCVATDGHRLARIDADLPEGAEDLPGVIVPRKTVGELRKLLDDDDAQIAVSVSETKIRFATPEITLTSKVIDGSFPDYTRVIPTGNTKRMEVDAAEFAQAVDRVSTVSSERSRAVKLVLEDDRLILSVNAPDAGAADEELAVAYQDERLEIGFNAKYLLEIASQVDRENAVFMFNSSGDPTLMREGNDESAVYVVMPMRV, from the coding sequence ATGAAAGCAAGCATCGAGCGTTCTGCCCTTCTCAGGGCAATGGGCCGCGCCCAGTCGGTTGTCGAACGGCGCAATACCATTCCCATTCTGGGCAATGTGCTGATCGAGGCTGAGGGCGCGCAAATTGCCTTTCGCGCCACAGACCTTGATATCGAGGTGGTAGACCGCACCGCCGCCGTGGTGGAGCGCGCCGGTGCCACAACCGTGGGCGCGCATACCTTGCATGAAATCGTGCGCAAACTGCCCGATGGCGCGATGATCGAGCTGCATGACGATGGCGCATCGGGCCGGCTGGAAGTGCGCGCCGGGCGCAGCCATTTCAGCCTTGCCACCTTACCGCGCGAAGATTTTCCGATTATGGCAAGCTCGGAATATGCCTGCAATTTCGCCGCCAAGGCGCCCATGCTGCGCCGCCTGTTCGACAAGGCGAAATTCGCCATTTCAACCGAGGAAACCCGTTATTACCTCAACGGCGTTTACATGCATTCCGCCGAGGGCAAGCTGCGCTGCGTGGCCACCGATGGCCACCGCCTTGCGCGCATCGATGCCGACCTGCCCGAAGGGGCGGAAGATTTGCCCGGCGTGATCGTGCCGCGCAAAACCGTGGGCGAATTGCGCAAGCTGCTTGATGATGACGATGCGCAGATTGCGGTGTCGGTTTCGGAAACCAAAATCCGCTTTGCCACGCCGGAAATCACGCTGACATCGAAGGTGATCGACGGGTCTTTCCCCGATTACACCCGCGTCATTCCGACCGGCAACACCAAGCGCATGGAGGTGGACGCCGCCGAATTTGCCCAGGCGGTTGACCGTGTTTCAACCGTATCAAGCGAACGGTCACGCGCCGTGAAACTGGTGCTGGAGGATGACCGGCTGATCCTGTCGGTCAACGCGCCCGATGCCGGTGCCGCCGATGAGGAACTGGCCGTTGCCTACCAGGACGAACGGCTTGAGATTGGCTTCAACGCCAAATATCTGCTGGAAATCGCCAGTCAGGTCGACCGTGAGAATGCGGTCTTCATGTTCAATTCATCGGGCGACCCGACCTTGATGCGCGAAGGCAATGACGAATCCGCCGTCTATGTCGTGATGCCCATGCGCGTTTAG